The DNA region ACTACAGTTATTTTACATACGGGGTATTAGTATATCAATGTCTTAGTTTTTATGTTtaatttaactgcacattggagactggtcaaacgcattttcaaacttctgtgctaaccctgttacaaagatgtttgacaattaagtacactcgacttgacttgacttgacagagaTAGGGATtggaaggatgggattcgaacctgcaaccctctgatctaaagcgtgtgtgtgtgtgtgtgtgtgtgtgtgtgtgtgtgtgtgtgtgtgtgtgtgtgtgtgtgtgtgtgtgtgtgtgtgtgtgtgtgtgtgtgtgtgtgtgtgtgtgttgtcaatgtcttACTTTTATGttcagtttaactgcacattggagagtgatcaaacgcaatttcaaacttctgtgcttacTCTGTTACAAAGATATTTGACAATAAAGTCAATTgttgtggcagccgtggccttgtgtggttaaggagatgggctttagatcagactaTTTCAGGTTTGAAatccacccttccactccatatctcactccatagctgaggtgcccttgagcaaggcgcctaacccaacactgctccagggtTTATACCTGTACTATGTCTAATGtcctgtacttaaaaaataacTTTGTGGATGAAAAGTGTCAGataagtctaatgtaatgtaatgtaatataataagtaccctcgacttgacttgacttgacagagtCCTGAGGGCGTCCTGACGGACTTCACCAGTTTCTACACGCTGCCGTCTACGGTGATGCACCACCCGCAGCACAAGAGCCTGAAGGCCGCCTACTCCTTCTACAATGTCCACACGCACACGCCGCTCATAGACCTGATGAACGACGCACTCATACTCGCCAAACTGGTGAGACACACACTGTAGACGCACTCCCTACATCGgcttgcacagatagggacaaggtggtgctaaagctagggctgggcgacaggaaaaaaacctatatcacgatatggattactttacatcacgataacgatatatatcacgatatagcacaattaaatacgttttcagttattctctttatttgctctttattttttcatgtcgcaaaataacctttctttaaaatggatctttttattcttatttttacagctacatgaacttatagtgtgtattgtgacaacatgaaatgtaattaaatgatattcgattgtataaaattgataaaattactattacgatataaacgatataggagaaaggtcacgatatacacttttatatcacgataatgatatatatcgtcatattgcccagccctagctgaagcacctgcctctttgccctgctggacaaaaatgccctttttgaaggttcttttgaagtttttttttttaatcacaatgtactgtggtccacatGTTGACATGATGATCTACAAATGCCTCATGGATCTAAAGCATGTTacaataatgccccgatataaTACTATATAgcttctatagcctagtaaggcagctggaagttccacatgcccccatcaccaccccttcagcacctgcctccCAAAACGTCTGTGCAAGCCATtgctgctctacaaaggcaaagtgcagtaactttgccaacattgacactgagaaaaatgtcttcaaagctttggtattatggttggatattgtagtaactacaaatttgacacagcaatatctctaaaacgggacacatttgaacACTATTTCCAGTCTTAACTCAATTTTTGACAAAAATGGGTACTACCGCtaggtactgcactttgcctaAGTAGGGCAGTCTATCATCTGGTCTTAGTCTACTACACACCGTTTGCATCACTCTGATTATGCAAGCTTGGCTTTGGATGTTGCATTGCAGTCCAATACCGCATTGTCCCAGGCATTGTCTAAATTCAGCCGATTCTAATTATATCACCAACATGAACGTTTTCAGGTAACACCATTTTAACAGAAATACTGCCCATAAAAAAATTAGGCTTGCCAGTACACACTTATCCCACCTTGATCCCAACACTAAAATTGCACAAGTTTATCaaattgtcacatgtaggagcttCTATGAAAACTTTTCCGTGTTGGTTGTTTTTGTATGTTTGCGTGGAGCAGAAAGGCTTTGATGTGTTCAACGCGCTAGACCTAATGGAGAACAAGACCTTCCTGGAGAAGCTGAAGTTTGGCATCGGCGACGGCAACCTGCAGTACTATCTCTACAACTGGAAGTGTCCCCCCATGGAACCAGAGAAGGTGGGTTGGTACTGCTGTATACAGTAAATGCTGCCACGAGAAACCAATATTATTGGGACCATACTccactatttctggaaataaggtCAATAAGCTTCCCTTGAGTTAAAATAATCTggtttttacctttctcctgtacttgcaACACAGATTCTACCTTCAAGCTACCATATATAATTGAATCGTATGGTACCAGTTACCAGCTAGCTGATCCCATACTATTCAATGATGATTGAGCTTATTTTCAGACATGGTATTGCTTTCATTAGTGAAGTATCACTTTAAACAACAAAGTCCATAGAGCAACTTGCTAACAAATCCTAAAAGTTATTCAGTCTCTCTGGTTTAGTGCTGTGTTGGAGCCTATGTAATACTATTATTGAACGCTGTTGTATATGATGTGTTACTACTAGCAGTGAAGGCAGAGAAGGTTAGGTAATACTATCAAACTGATACAATCAAAGGTAATCCATGACTGAACACTTACAGTACATGGGCTAAGTTTATATAATGGATAACAAGCTGCCAATTCTGTTCAATGAAATTACATCATACTGTACTTTGCTGAAATAAAGCTAAAAATAATCAGGCAcagtaaccgcacaaatacacctagctcgacgcgattgaagcgacggtgcgatacgagcgattgaagcgactacagtatgtccgttacaagcagaaggcaaagcattcaaacattcccattggctgtggtcactgacctctatacagtcattggctatcgcggctggtcgccgaaccgcgtcatagaaagttgaaaggatttcaacttcaaactgtcgctctcgttgcgcaaatcgcctcttgtctccacaatcgcttttgtcacgcgactcattacaaagtcaattacttccgtcgctcgcctcgctcttggtCTATTTGTATGGTTAAGCAGCAGAAGCACAGGAGAACCACTTGAACCATTTTGGAAGTAGTATTTTATGAAAGAACCAGTTACTTTTGCTTTATGGTTGAAAACTACTTAGTATTGCTTACCTGCTTTTAAGTCCAACCCTTTGATTTGTTTCTCAAGTATACTTTGAGTGTACCTACCTGCTACCTGGGCCCTACTATTAATAGTTTTAAGACCAGAATCAAGACAAAGCTTTTAGAAATCCAGATTATTTACTcttgtttttgatatttttatttgtcctctctccttgtttcttgcttttatcttttactcctttttaatttcattttcacctgccatgccttgtgctttattttctcttttgtaaagcacattgaatttgtgtatgaaatgtggcACACAAATAAAATAACCTCGCCTTGCTTAACGAATTGGTTGCACTTGATGACCTGACGGAGTTAGCTGAAAGTTGTCACATGGTCTTCACAAAGAGTTTCAATATGGCAACCAAGAAAATGGTTCCacgtgtcaccaatgcaacaaagtggtaTTGATTTGGCCTCAATGGGCCTAAATGAGCCTGACTTTTTAAATGAACTCCTTTCATTCCCTTGCTAGTCTCCGAATGTGCATGGGCAGCTTATAGACATGCGGCTTAAAGCCTTGCGTCCATTGATGGAGTTGTAACCTGCAGTGTTTTGTGTCATCAGGTTGGCCTGGTTCTACAGTGAGACGGACCTCTCTCGTCACTCAGAGGACCTCTTCCACCATTGATCTGATCTGGACATTGAGGTAGTCCTCAGGAACAGCCCGAAATAAAGAAATACGTcacaaaaagacaacaaaaacccAAAACCTGTCAAAGCGGAACGATAGACTTTTTAACGCTGCTCTTGCAATCGTCATCATCTGTaatatcataataatcatcatcaacaccatcatcatcagcagcagcagtcatgGCCGTCTGAGCTGAGGGAGCCGACTCGCtctgtcctctccttcccttttatCCTGAATGTGAATCACAACATCCATGTCAAAGTGGCTCATGCAGCAACAAGATATCTCCTCATCTTAACGccatactttactgtactgtactgtacttactcCTGTCGactgtgcacaaatacacacacacacagacacggacacacgcatacaaacggACAAACATTGTTCATTTCAACATGTTTCATGCTTACTGTTACATTATACAGTGGTCTACCTGCACACACAATCCATTGGAAGGAGTTGTGTATGACTGACATtgttacaaatgtttttttttgttctgttttttttgtgtgttattttgtacAGTTAAGATGCATCAGTGTTTGACAGAAGCAAACCTGTAGAACTCTATACATTTCCTGGCAGATATTTATTATTACTACTTGCGTTATATGGGTCGGCCAGAGGAGGACCGTTACAATCCAAAGTTTGTCTCTGTGTTGGGTCCTTTCTCCCAGAGAAAGAGCCTTGGTTGGGTAGTGTAGCTTACCTATGTTGCGGGGGGGTCAATGTGGGGTATTTTCAAGAAAGAATGTATTTTGCATTTTTGAAGCACAAACGTAAACATAATTGAACTGAATGCTCTGTGGTGCATTattatttcattgttttgtttgtttacttttctgtgttttgctgtgtaCGGTAGGAATGTATGTGTGAGGGGGCAATGTTTATTGACCTGTCACTACATAGTCGATCTGaggtctatactacaaagctggttcaggataagttaaggttaagttaagaggtaaatcgtctaatacaAGATCTTTTCTTAggaaaataaggactccaggctcttctattagatgatttacctcttaacttatcctgaaccattTTTGTAGTATAGGCTCCAAGGGGAAGCCTGGAGGTAGAATATCCTGACAATGTTTATATTCCACACAGTGCTATTTTTGTTCTTTTAAGTTATACTGATAggatgttttatgtttttttttcttgtagtatttgttttcttttatttgaaatgaaagcaacaatttgaaaaaaaaaaaagtatatggTTTCAAATAGAAGGTACCCACTTGTGATGCCTTCAATGTCATCTGAGAATACAGCACATGGTGCACAGCCATTTTCTCACTCCCAAATGGTGACTTTTGTTTCTCTTAACAAGCCAATACATTGTGAATTCTGATGtttaattttgaaaaatgttcataGATGGCCTGAAATAGGTGACAAAAGCATGGTTTATCTCAGACTTAGTTATAAATATGAAACCTTGTGTTGTGCAAGGTTATTTCTCAATGACTTGctttatttgattatttctttGACAAAATAGCACCATACAATAACATCTAGACAATTGAACCAGACGATCTTAGAAAGTGTCTGCTGCGGCACTCTTGTAATCTCCGGCAATAGAGGCACCTTACCGCAGGTATGTCTTACTACTCTAGGTTGCCTGCCTGATGCCTGGTTGTATGTGCATGTACCTGAGCCATGTTTGTACGTGTTGTGGTATGAATGCCCTGAAATCGGAGCCGCTCTGACAACACCCAAAGTACTTGCCTTATTTgagaggttttctttttttaatattgAAAAAGTCTGTAGTTTTGAAAATGCtcagctttctctctttctgaaaacaatatttttaTTGATCTCCATTGCAAGTTGTTTAAAGAAACAGGAAAAATTACCAGCACTGTAGGTACATGACGATCATCCAAGTTATGGGACTTGTTTTAATTATAATACACAGTGAATTATACCAGCATGGATTTGACTGAATAAATTCATCCAAATTATGAGACCGACTACCTGGTGTGTGGTTTTGTTTCAGTGTCCCCAGGCTTTGCACGCCCTGTTGTATattcacacaaaaacaaaaaaagaacacaaaaaacatTCTGGGGCAAAAGTTCATTTCTTCACTTTCTGCTTTTTAGGTTTCCGTACTTTGGAAGGATTTGGAACGATCCTCTTTACTTTCAGAGGTTGTAAACCAGAGGATGGGGGGACTGGAGTTCCAGGTGGGGTCTCTTCCAGTTTGCGTTTTAGTCCCCTTGTCTGTTCCTGTTCCTCCACTGCCTTATCCTCGCGTCTCTCCAGTGACTCGCCTGCTTTCTGTTCAGGTGTAGAAAGCCAGCTGACGTCCACAGATGGGACTTTGGGCACAATGGCTGAGACAGTGTCTTTGAATGCTGGGGCGTCACGCTTGAACCCCAGAGCCAGCACACATTTCAGCCCCAGGGCAGCTGCTAGGTTCTCGCTCAGCCTTGGCACCTGACAGGCTGGCACACTGCGGGTTTTGCTCAGGGGGATTAGGTGCTGTGTCATGTGTTTGGGTTTGACAGAGTTGCACACCAACACGAGGCACAGCTCGTTCCGCTCCAGTCCCTTAGTGACCTCATTGATGCCAATGGCCAGCTGCTTCCTCGCTTTGGCATCTGTCCAGCCCTGATCCGTGGGATCAGCAGGTGTAGGTTGAACAACATCCATTTTGGCGGGCGAAGGTTCCCGGTTTTCTACAAGCGTACCCAACTTCTTACACCTTGAGCGGAAGACCTTCACCTCTCTCTTTTGGAGACCGATATCAGAGAATCGATCTTTTAAGGTGCTGTGGATAAAATCCATTACGTCATTGCTCACTGAAACCCAGCGATAATCGAAAGGGCTGTTGAGGGAAGTCTTCGTAGGAATCGATTTCTTCTTCGATTTCTTTCCTGCTTTCATTGGTGCCGCCATTCTCGCCAGCCACAAGAATAATTATCTGCAACAAAAACGTTCAGTTTAAGGTAAATTTATCAGCAATCGCCatattttgaatttcaaaaggcAAGAGAACTCCTCGAATTCCTAAATATAACGACCGTGAATGACTGGTTGCTGCAAGGACAAAATGGTGGATTGAATGACTACTAAATAAATTTCATTTGGGATTGTAAAATAAAGACAGTTAGGCGTTATTCATTGTAGCACATCGGGGTCCGACAACACATGGGACACGAACTTACTTTGTACAAGAAATTAAGCAACAAGGCGTAGTACAAACAGCTTTTTCGTGTGCTACATTTAATAAGAAACTAGTATCACCCAAACTGATTAAATACGACACATCGACATGTTACATCAACACCTTACCCGTTTGAAAATAGATGCTAGAAGTTTCATGTGCCTCAGGGCGCTGCCATGTTGTTGTAGTCCGACAATATATTCCTTCCCCACAACCAGCAACTGATTAATTGGTTCCGGTGAGTGAGCAACCTGTCACATAACGGTCGACGTCGGTCAGTGACGGGAAGGTTTCTAATGGCAACCAAAAAGTAAAGTAGATTATTTAGTTGCTTGCCGAATATAATTTATCAATATCAGAACTTCAGATACTTCAGACCATCATCTTATCACAGTTGCGGGTAAGCAACATCAATGTTTCATGTGTAGGAAGATGAATGGTCCCATAAAGGTATACATTATTTGCTACGCTAATGTTGGCATGTATAAAAATTGAttgctaaatctaaatctaaattcTAACCAGAAGCTGCAGCCAACACATTGTGGATAATAACTAAAGGTATAATAAATAGGTATTCTTTGCTATAACAGCAGTTTTGAGCATGTGTGAATGTCGTTGCTAGTGCAGTTGATATCATCGAATGATAAAAGGGGATTCTAATTGCACAAAACAGTGAACCAATTTAGGCTTTGTCAGTCACAGCAACAGACAGGGTTTTCCAAGGCCTTTTGATTTGCCATTCTTTGCGTGCTGTGGTGTGGGAATGAGTCGATCACTGTATGAGGCCACATCGCCTTCAATGGCCGCGACTGCCCGTTGGATGCATGCCAACCAATCAGCATTTACTTTCTACCCCTGCAGTGCACTGAAGGTCTAGTGCTAGTATCGTGAAGCTTTATTCATCTACAGAGAGGGCGAAGTCTTGAGCATATCAACACCCGAAAGACAACGGACAAACATGGTTTCGCAGGTAACATTTCAGCTCTTTGTATTGCATTGGTAACGCTAGTGCTTGATCCATGTTTTACGATGTCTCCGAGGAAGAGCGCATGGCCCATATTTTACTGTAATTTAATATTTCAGTTAACGTTGCCTTGTGTAGGCAGGAGACTGCGCCCAACTCAGAAGTGGACAATGTAGCAGCTTAGGTTCATATGAATAGCTTGACACAAAGCATCATTTGTAAACGGAATGCATTTTTAATCAGCAAAACGATCAACACTGAAAAGCACATCAGCATTGCGGTGGGTTTCGATCATTTTTTGTGTCGCTGCAATGCTATTGCATATTCCCGAAAGTAATAGCCTACTAAAACTGACAAATGACCCAATGAATAGGCTACATTGAATCATTAAATTACATTCTTGCCATTCGTGTACATACAAGGGCATCCCAGGACGTGTTAAGAATTGAGCAACTGGGACTCTGCAGCACCTCCCTGAAATGATGAAAGTTGGCAAGACTTGCAGATTGTCTTCTCTTAGGTCATTGGACCCTGTTGGGTACGATATACTATCATAGTGCTCAACGAGAATGTTACAATAGGCCTATTGCAAGAATCAGCATCACACACTGGGGTTGTAACATTTCTGTGATGGAGGAATTTGGTCTTACCAGAGTGCCGCACCTCACCCCAAATTGCATGTGCATGTTAAGGgatttatcaaggatttacaaacCAGCCTTTTGTTAAAATTAGCAACTTCTCTAGCATACTAGGCCATTCTATGTAATTCATTCACTGACTTATACAATGATTCAGGAGGAATTAAAAGCCTTGCAGCATTTCTGTAAGAAAATTGAATTagaatcattttatttaattgtTTTGAATTGTGTCAGTTTGAAACCAACTGAATTAAACACATGCTGTTAAAATGTAAAGAGATCTGTCAGGAAACGTGACACCTTCATGCGGAAGATGTGATCACCTAaacttgttttccctctctctgtctgtctccacagGCCGAGTTTGAGCAGCATGCGGATGACGTGAAGAAGGTGAAGACGAGGCCTACGGACCAGGAGCTGCTGGACCTCTACGGCCTCTACAAACAGGCCACCGTAGGAGACGTCAACACAGGTCAGTCCCAAGTAGCCTGGTTATCATCTCATACGGAGATTCTGGTCTGGCCAAGAAGATAtcgaataacgtttccaaacggcctggttaaacCTGCCTCCGTCGGtgtgctactggtcgaggccaagGGCACCGAAACGAGTTGTAGCCCCAtaaatgcacaccgtacctccagtggcatgctgtcatcctcattgaaaagttaagtaccatagtacaataatactatgacataacacagggcctttttaatgcactacgacttggtcattgccattctggtaacagcaaatttataacgctgtgtcttaacgggttaaaatggtggtgcttttttccccttcattcttctttgtttcttaacaatgttactgctgctagactgcactcatttgtctgcggtaaaagttgagaaagcctcatttagggagcccaaaactAGTGCTGCAAATGCACCACAGCATACCCCTTTCCGTCACCTATGGTCAGTCCTGTTGGCTGTCAGAATACCCCTGACAGTTAGATTTGAATTACTCTTTACTTGTTACACCTAGGTTTGGTGCAATACAATACCTCTCTTTGTTGTCCTGTTGTTCTGTCTTGCGAGGATGGATTACTggacgggcctactgggcccaggcccaggggcccaagagccaagggggccctgaagcctaaGCCTCTGCGCATAAAAAAATACTTCATTATTGGTAGGGCTGGGTgagaatcgatccaaatttcctggatcgattcgattccgatccagagggttgcgattcgattcgatccacgatccgattcgattcaattcaatatcgatctttTCTATTGCTGgatgtcactttaacccatttatgcctagaattctaagaccgactataaaaacctaaataactcagcctttgatgcccacacaaacatgaaatgcctTGGTATGTCAGtaataagtgggaaactgtggaagagagctacaggatgtggttgacaAAATAGCGCCTATAGTGATTCACAAAAGattgatccacaaagttgtgaatcgatattgcccttttcgaacaagaatcgatattggatcgcgattcgattcgaccagcactttggtcagctgtgttgttgtattttaaagtgctctatacattaactttgacttgacttgacttgacttttgaacccagccctaattTTTGGACTATAATTTTgtcctcatattgtgttaaaattgtgctttcttgttgtctgtcccAGGCGCCCATGGAATCATATTCCGCCTGTGCAGTCTTGCACTTCCATATCTCTCCTGTTTATGTCTATGTCTCTGCAAGGGATACTGAGAAACGTAATGCCAAttcctttgtatgaccagtgaaaATGcagaaagaaattgacaataaagctgactggCAGACTAAAGCAGACTTTGACCAGATTGAAGAGGAAGCATCGTGACCACACTACTGTAGATGTTTAATTGTGACAATAAAACTCCTAGCATTCATGGCTGTTCTCATGGTGGAAGATTTGGGTTTGTAGTTTATGGGTCAAAGGTTAAATTCCTCACCCCATTAGctgatgggtggggggggggcactctcctccatcctcccttgtTACTGACATGCCTCAAGCTCGCTACAAACCCCACACACCCGCTCAAATGTGCCATGGATTGAATGTGTGTGGACTGTGTACCTTACTGTTTGATAACAACAACCAATGGCAATAATGTTTACACATTTTGAATTCACTTTTAAAAACTGGCGCTGCAGAGTTCAAAGCATTCAAAATCAATCACCAAGTTTTGATGACTGGACTTTGTGTTTGGACTTCAAGAGCACCGGCACATTGGAGTTTACGTACTTATTCAACGAAGAAGAACCCTAAGTTTCCAATAGTGAAAGTGTTAGTGGTACCAGAGACTGTGAAAAGGCAGAACCCTGAGCGTCTTTGGTGGCACCACTGTGTTGTTACCAGTGAAGCTTGTATGGTATGGCAGTAACATGTTCTCTGGATCTGTGGTGACATGCCATAGCATCATTTCTTCCATAGCACCGTCAAGGGTTGGTCACATACCGTCAATAGAAACAGTTGAAGtccacacactgtagctccgctttgaaggttaATTCAAGACATACAACGTTTCAATCCAGCAGTGAAGACCCTGCTGGGTGGAATCGAAGAATGTCTAGAATGAACCTTAAAAGCGGAGCAGCTACAGTGTACAGCCTTCAACGCTCTCTATTgtcagatacgcctttgtcctgcacctggcctcagcgaggtgggatgtgcatactttaACTTATCTGGAGAATTTGGGTCACATGTTGCACGGTATAACATACTAACATCTCCCAAAtggttctcttctgttctcagaCAGACCAGGCATGCTGGACATGAAGGGGAAAGCAAAGTGGGACGCATGGGACTCCAGGAAAGGTAAACGCCTTTTAATACTGGACAGGGCTGCacttcccaaaaactcttaagtagtacttaagcatgAGTAGTACTTAAgaatgaggggccacctaggcaatatatcacatcactttgaaggtgaaaaagtgaaaaggtggatcgcactcgggttcttcttttcttcttttttatttttttattatttacatagcagcagaagtgtagacaaacgtttcggctgttgccttcgtcagtgtctcatctTACTAAGCTACTTCCTG from Engraulis encrasicolus isolate BLACKSEA-1 chromosome 5, IST_EnEncr_1.0, whole genome shotgun sequence includes:
- the acbd7 gene encoding acyl-CoA-binding domain-containing protein 7 codes for the protein MVSQAEFEQHADDVKKVKTRPTDQELLDLYGLYKQATVGDVNTDRPGMLDMKGKAKWDAWDSRKGLSNQEAMDKYVELAKEIIAKYGL
- the rpp38 gene encoding ribonuclease P protein subunit p38 → MAAPMKAGKKSKKKSIPTKTSLNSPFDYRWVSVSNDVMDFIHSTLKDRFSDIGLQKREVKVFRSRCKKLGTLVENREPSPAKMDVVQPTPADPTDQGWTDAKARKQLAIGINEVTKGLERNELCLVLVCNSVKPKHMTQHLIPLSKTRSVPACQVPRLSENLAAALGLKCVLALGFKRDAPAFKDTVSAIVPKVPSVDVSWLSTPEQKAGESLERREDKAVEEQEQTRGLKRKLEETPPGTPVPPSSGLQPLKVKRIVPNPSKVRKPKKQKVKK